A genomic stretch from Candidatus Nitrotoga arctica includes:
- a CDS encoding glycosyltransferase family 10 domain-containing protein has protein sequence MKHASIVVGRHKRNDIFKPGAGPNGGEFHLPYRLLRELFLEAGIELSTADMNIGHEVIFELHINARRRLPKCPAYAYLYEDPIIRPLNSEMAQLRRYRKVFTSNETLIDGKQILCLDYPNDLNLRRVPSFIERDLFCVMIASNKALLHPHPLSLHGNRIEIIRFFETQAPELFALYGKGWDIPAVGPGLTGRLIKRMNEWRACIAPSRPFPSYRGTVYSKSEVLDRAKFSICYENSRGSPGYLTEKIFDCFTSGCIPIYIGSTHRTALVPEDCYIDGDRFNSSAEMLHFLQSIDAVSHARYQAAIQRFLAGSDSARFTNAYFCQSLVNVVMADLRGKGESAPA, from the coding sequence ATGAAGCACGCATCAATTGTGGTTGGCAGGCATAAGCGGAACGATATTTTCAAGCCTGGCGCTGGCCCTAATGGAGGCGAGTTTCATTTACCGTACCGTTTGTTGCGTGAACTGTTTCTAGAAGCTGGGATCGAGCTTTCAACCGCCGATATGAACATCGGCCATGAAGTAATATTTGAACTGCATATTAACGCGCGGCGTCGCTTGCCAAAATGTCCAGCTTACGCATATCTATATGAAGACCCGATTATTCGACCACTCAACAGCGAGATGGCGCAGTTACGTCGTTACCGTAAGGTATTTACATCGAATGAAACACTAATCGATGGCAAACAAATCTTGTGCTTGGATTACCCCAACGATTTAAATTTGCGGCGAGTGCCGAGTTTTATCGAGCGTGATTTGTTTTGTGTGATGATTGCGTCAAATAAAGCGTTGTTACATCCTCATCCCCTTAGTTTGCATGGCAACCGTATTGAGATTATTCGTTTTTTTGAAACGCAAGCTCCTGAGTTGTTTGCGCTATATGGCAAGGGTTGGGACATCCCGGCGGTGGGTCCGGGCCTAACAGGACGTCTTATCAAGCGTATGAATGAATGGCGTGCCTGCATTGCTCCCAGCCGACCATTTCCGAGTTATCGCGGGACTGTGTATTCAAAATCAGAAGTTTTGGACCGCGCCAAATTCTCTATCTGTTATGAAAATTCACGCGGCAGCCCAGGCTATTTGACTGAGAAAATTTTCGATTGCTTTACCAGCGGCTGCATACCGATTTATATCGGTAGCACACATAGAACAGCGCTCGTTCCAGAAGATTGCTACATCGATGGCGATCGTTTTAATAGCTCTGCGGAGATGTTGCATTTTTTGCAATCAATCGACGCCGTCAGTCACGCGCGCTATCAGGCGGCAATCCAGCGCTTTCTAGCCGGATCAGACAGCGCACGCTTTACCAACGCGTATTTTTGTCAATCGCTGGTGAACGTTGTAATGGCTGATTTAAGGGGGAAAGGTGAATCTGCGCCAGCTTGA
- a CDS encoding glycosyltransferase, which produces MSNPTATQPTIVRTEVIVSTYNNPMALNYVLLALAGQRNADFMVCVADDGSGEPTHALLESWSRRRLSPIPLRHIWQPDDGFRKNTILNKAIDSSQADYLIFIDGDCVARPDFIACHIARRAEGAFLSGGMIRLPDRSTSALSEQGIGSGEVFRLNWIFAQIGLRKLSVLLKAAVLPMVLASKLEWITPVKRTWNGANSSAWRRDLIAVNGFDESLRYGAEDVEMGARLSNHGIVGQHIRYSTCLLHIEHLRGYADANIVQRNKAYVREVRQSGIDWTANGIVKLAARPVAEIEYDQLLSSER; this is translated from the coding sequence ATGAGTAACCCGACTGCAACACAGCCCACTATCGTGCGTACTGAAGTAATCGTTTCAACTTACAACAATCCAATGGCACTGAACTATGTGTTGTTAGCACTGGCCGGTCAGCGCAACGCCGACTTCATGGTGTGTGTAGCAGACGATGGATCCGGCGAACCGACGCACGCGCTACTTGAGAGTTGGAGTCGCCGTCGTCTCAGCCCGATTCCGCTGCGCCATATTTGGCAGCCAGATGACGGTTTTCGTAAAAATACTATCTTGAACAAAGCAATCGACTCGTCGCAAGCGGATTACCTCATCTTTATCGACGGCGACTGCGTCGCTCGCCCCGATTTTATTGCCTGTCACATTGCGCGCCGCGCCGAGGGTGCCTTTCTTTCCGGCGGGATGATCCGACTGCCAGACAGGTCAACGTCGGCACTATCGGAGCAAGGCATCGGTAGTGGCGAGGTTTTTCGACTGAACTGGATCTTTGCGCAGATAGGACTGCGAAAGCTCAGCGTGCTGCTCAAGGCTGCAGTATTGCCGATGGTGTTAGCGAGCAAGCTTGAGTGGATCACGCCGGTCAAGCGTACTTGGAACGGCGCTAACAGTTCGGCCTGGCGGCGCGATCTGATTGCAGTTAATGGTTTCGACGAGTCGTTAAGATACGGTGCGGAAGATGTGGAGATGGGTGCGCGCCTGAGCAACCACGGTATTGTCGGGCAGCATATTCGTTACAGTACTTGTCTGCTGCATATCGAACATTTACGTGGTTATGCCGACGCTAATATTGTGCAGCGTAACAAGGCATATGTGCGCGAAGTGAGGCAGAGTGGTATCGACTGGACCGCTAATGGCATTGTCAAGCTCGCCGCACGACCAGTCGCAGAAATTGAATACGACCAATTACTTTCTTCTGAGAGATAA
- a CDS encoding ferritin-like domain-containing protein, whose product MLHDVPKELRLAALHWLAEPDPVLKSAGVIALAQAWKKGEIGLEVNASLTTLQSIPGHPLLPELVSYLSVPRRSMRTEVGRAALIHALTHIEFNAINLALDAIWRFPEMPREYYIDWLKVAAEEARHFSLLSAHLGTKGYAYGDFAAHNGLWDMVEKTTDDILARMALVPRTMEARGLDASPPLRAKLAQAGDIVAAEIIDIILADEIGHVLIGNRWFNWVCETRGLEPVATYASLAEIYKAPTLRGPFNIEARRAAGFSESELMALMAVK is encoded by the coding sequence ATGCTTCATGATGTTCCTAAAGAGCTTCGTTTGGCAGCGCTTCATTGGCTGGCAGAGCCGGATCCTGTTCTGAAATCCGCTGGAGTAATCGCTTTGGCTCAAGCATGGAAAAAAGGCGAAATTGGCTTGGAGGTCAATGCTTCCCTGACAACGCTGCAATCTATCCCCGGTCATCCGCTGCTTCCCGAGCTCGTTTCATACTTGTCTGTGCCACGCAGATCTATGCGTACTGAAGTAGGCCGCGCTGCGCTGATTCATGCGCTGACACACATTGAATTTAACGCGATCAATCTGGCCCTGGATGCTATCTGGCGTTTCCCGGAAATGCCGCGCGAATATTATATTGACTGGCTAAAGGTCGCAGCAGAAGAAGCTCGACATTTTTCTTTGCTTTCTGCCCATCTGGGTACAAAAGGTTATGCCTACGGCGACTTTGCAGCACACAACGGACTTTGGGATATGGTCGAAAAAACCACGGATGATATCCTTGCCCGCATGGCACTGGTTCCGCGCACTATGGAAGCGCGCGGCCTGGATGCCTCCCCACCTCTGCGAGCCAAGCTTGCGCAAGCAGGAGATATTGTTGCAGCTGAAATTATCGACATCATTCTTGCAGATGAGATTGGCCATGTATTGATAGGCAATCGCTGGTTTAACTGGGTTTGCGAGACACGTGGCCTTGAGCCTGTTGCGACCTATGCCTCGCTAGCAGAAATTTACAAGGCACCAACGTTACGCGGGCCTTTTAATATTGAAGCAAGACGGGCGGCGGGATTTAGCGAAAGCGAGCTGATGGCCTTGATGGCTGTTAAATGA
- the ettA gene encoding energy-dependent translational throttle protein EttA — protein MAQYVFTMNRVGKIVPPKRQILKDISLSFFPGAKIGLLGLNGSGKSTVLKIMAGVDKDFEGEAIPMPNLNIGYLPQEPQLSPEQTVREAVQEGLGEVFSAQKKLDEVYAAYADPDADFDALAAEQARLEAIIAASDGNADQQMEIAADALRLPEWDAVIKNLSGGEKRRVALCKLLLSKPDMLLLDEPTNHLDAESVEWLEQFLLRFPGTVVAVTHDRYFLDNAAEWILELDRGHGIPWKGNYSSWLEQKGARLKQEESSESARQKALSKELEWVRQNPKGRQAKSKARIARFEELNSQEYQKRNETQEIFIPVADRLGNEVIEFNNVSKAYGDRLLIDNLSLKIPPGAIVGIIGPNGAGKSTLFRMLTGKEKPDSGEIKIGSTVKISHVDQSRDALESDKTVFDVISGGNDILTVGKFETPSRAYIGRFNFKGADQQKLVGNLSGGERGRLHLAKTLISGGNVLLLDEPSNDLDVETLRALEDALLEFAGCVLVISHDRWFLDRIATHILAFEGNSQVTFFDGNYQEYEADKRKRLGEEGAKPKRIRYKPISR, from the coding sequence ATGGCCCAATATGTTTTTACCATGAACCGCGTGGGCAAGATCGTTCCGCCCAAACGCCAAATTCTCAAGGATATTTCCCTCAGCTTCTTCCCTGGTGCCAAGATCGGCCTGCTGGGACTGAATGGCTCGGGCAAATCTACCGTACTAAAGATTATGGCTGGCGTGGACAAGGATTTCGAAGGCGAAGCCATTCCGATGCCGAACTTGAATATCGGCTATCTGCCGCAAGAACCACAACTTAGCCCGGAGCAGACCGTGCGCGAGGCAGTGCAGGAAGGACTGGGTGAAGTATTCAGTGCGCAAAAAAAACTGGATGAGGTGTATGCTGCCTATGCTGATCCTGATGCCGATTTTGATGCACTGGCCGCCGAGCAGGCTCGACTCGAAGCCATCATCGCTGCCAGTGACGGTAATGCGGATCAACAAATGGAAATTGCTGCCGATGCATTACGTCTGCCCGAGTGGGATGCCGTTATCAAAAATCTCTCCGGAGGCGAGAAACGTCGCGTTGCGTTGTGCAAGTTGCTGCTGTCCAAGCCAGACATGTTGCTGCTAGATGAGCCGACCAACCATTTGGATGCTGAATCGGTAGAATGGCTAGAGCAATTTCTTTTACGCTTTCCTGGCACCGTGGTGGCAGTGACACATGATCGCTACTTCCTTGACAATGCCGCCGAGTGGATTTTAGAACTCGATCGTGGTCACGGGATTCCGTGGAAGGGAAACTACTCAAGCTGGCTGGAACAAAAAGGAGCCAGGCTCAAGCAAGAAGAGTCCTCTGAGTCCGCGCGCCAAAAGGCACTAAGCAAAGAGCTGGAATGGGTGCGCCAGAATCCCAAAGGACGGCAAGCAAAATCAAAGGCGCGTATTGCCCGCTTTGAGGAATTAAATTCGCAGGAATATCAGAAGCGCAATGAGACCCAGGAAATTTTTATTCCCGTGGCGGACAGGCTGGGCAATGAAGTTATAGAGTTTAATAATGTTTCTAAAGCTTATGGCGATCGACTGCTGATTGACAATCTCAGCCTCAAGATTCCGCCCGGCGCTATCGTTGGCATTATTGGCCCCAACGGCGCAGGTAAGTCGACGCTATTCCGCATGCTAACTGGAAAAGAAAAACCGGATTCTGGTGAAATAAAGATCGGATCAACAGTCAAAATCTCGCATGTAGACCAATCGCGCGATGCGCTGGAGAGCGATAAGACTGTGTTCGATGTTATTTCCGGCGGTAATGACATCCTCACCGTGGGCAAGTTTGAGACGCCTTCGCGCGCCTACATTGGCCGCTTTAACTTTAAGGGCGCAGATCAGCAAAAGCTGGTCGGTAATCTTTCAGGGGGCGAACGCGGACGTCTGCACTTGGCAAAAACCCTTATTTCGGGCGGCAATGTTCTGTTGCTGGATGAACCCTCCAACGACCTCGACGTGGAAACCCTGCGTGCGCTTGAAGACGCGCTGCTGGAATTCGCCGGTTGTGTGCTGGTTATCTCGCATGATCGCTGGTTTTTGGATCGTATCGCTACCCATATCCTTGCCTTTGAAGGCAACTCCCAAGTCACCTTTTTCGATGGCAATTATCAAGAATACGAAGCGGATAAAAGGAAGCGTTTGGGTGAAGAAGGTGCGAAGCCGAAGCGAATTCGATATAAACCGATTAGTCGGTGA
- a CDS encoding YdbL family protein, translated as MNNLIKFYFALFVLCASAAASAQVNIEINTPGVVALQQSMQARHAQLAEFYASGAVGLTSDGMVALRDANAVPMAARQKANGLVAAENQDRKALYAEIARANAHPEWEGDIRNTFAQRWIQRAQAGWWVQSGGSWSKK; from the coding sequence ATGAACAACTTAATTAAATTTTATTTTGCGCTGTTTGTACTGTGTGCTTCTGCCGCTGCATCTGCACAGGTAAACATCGAGATTAATACCCCTGGTGTTGTCGCTTTGCAGCAGTCAATGCAGGCGCGCCATGCACAGTTGGCAGAGTTCTATGCCAGTGGCGCGGTCGGCTTGACTTCTGATGGTATGGTTGCCTTACGCGATGCCAATGCCGTTCCAATGGCTGCACGTCAGAAAGCCAATGGGCTGGTTGCAGCGGAGAATCAGGACCGTAAGGCGCTATATGCGGAGATTGCGCGCGCTAACGCACATCCCGAGTGGGAAGGTGATATCCGCAATACATTTGCACAACGCTGGATACAGCGTGCCCAGGCGGGTTGGTGGGTACAAAGTGGCGGCAGTTGGTCAAAAAAGTAA
- a CDS encoding superoxide dismutase, which produces MEHTLPALPYAMDALAPHISKETLEYHYGKHHQTYVTNLNNLIKGTEFENATLEEIVKKSSGGIFNNAAQVWNHTFYWNGMKPNGGGVPIGALAEGINKKWGSFEDFKKTFSASCVGNFGSGWTWLVKKSDGSLDIVNTSNAATPLSGNDKPLLTCDVWEHAYYIDYRNARAKYVESFWGLVNWDFATKNYA; this is translated from the coding sequence ATGGAACATACTTTACCTGCACTACCTTATGCTATGGATGCACTTGCGCCGCACATTTCTAAGGAAACTTTGGAATATCACTATGGTAAACATCACCAAACCTATGTGACCAATCTCAATAACTTGATTAAAGGCACTGAATTTGAGAACGCCACGCTGGAAGAGATTGTCAAAAAATCTAGCGGCGGCATTTTCAACAATGCGGCCCAAGTATGGAACCATACCTTTTACTGGAATGGCATGAAGCCTAATGGTGGCGGTGTGCCGATTGGAGCGCTGGCGGAGGGTATCAACAAGAAATGGGGTAGTTTCGAAGACTTTAAAAAAACATTCTCTGCTTCTTGCGTGGGTAACTTTGGCTCAGGCTGGACATGGCTGGTGAAGAAGTCTGATGGCTCGCTGGACATCGTTAACACCAGCAATGCCGCCACACCCCTATCCGGTAATGACAAGCCGTTATTGACCTGTGATGTGTGGGAACACGCTTACTATATTGATTATCGCAACGCCCGCGCCAAATATGTTGAAAGCTTCTGGGGCTTGGTTAACTGGGATTTCGCAACAAAGAACTACGCGTAA
- a CDS encoding VanZ family protein: MYKLRRIWLTLGGLWIATIIYLSLTPHPPEPMHFLNADKLEHALAYGFLMLWFCQVYQQRAPRILIAGLLVALGVAIEYLQRITVYRIFDYADMLANGAGVLLSLILISIGLGQIGVMLETKIFKIAE, encoded by the coding sequence ATGTACAAGCTTCGTCGGATCTGGCTTACGCTGGGGGGGCTATGGATTGCCACGATCATTTACCTTTCGCTCACACCTCATCCACCGGAACCCATGCATTTTTTAAATGCTGACAAACTGGAGCACGCACTGGCATACGGTTTTCTGATGCTATGGTTCTGTCAGGTCTATCAACAACGGGCGCCCCGTATTCTTATAGCGGGGCTGCTGGTCGCCTTGGGTGTCGCTATAGAATATTTGCAGCGCATAACTGTTTACCGAATTTTTGATTATGCCGACATGCTGGCAAACGGTGCGGGCGTACTATTGAGCTTGATTCTTATAAGCATAGGTCTGGGGCAAATTGGTGTCATGCTGGAAACTAAAATTTTTAAAATTGCAGAATGA
- a CDS encoding AsmA family protein, giving the protein MLNKTIIYTKIHLLSCCLSGLLIFCLLFLSTPLYAVQITLNVADVAAPSFTARGIKVILAQEGSAEFSIDELHMAEKIWRKVYIHCTEFLLNSTRVTCHKGKLDAIPDMPFTFSYEFASQRLELQLAANANELWQVSADFRAKPWRATALLRNAQGKRLAGLLSPNGPLPTQGTLNGTLVVHGDKGGVSQINADLQLADLAAADASGLHAAEKLTGELHVNADRTGQKWNWRSALDWQGGELFWQPLYLHGGHTLRASGQWDGAQLKITQAVVKLPEVGKVELNALWDVKKSNLLEGRLVGENLSLANGFANYAKPFLEQSALSATELKGRADVDWQYRNGATQVLLLKLRDVAVVDGEKRFALHGINADIPWHAQLQNVAHVAFADGELMGLPLGATQWQIQMRGMDFILPTATLPLLDGKLEVNDFHMHNVNDMWQWNFSSTLTSISMQKLSAALHWPEMHGSLSGSIPKVSYLDKLLKVDGTLLFRVFDGTVLANNLELFDPFGRAPRLSGNLDMRELDLDLLTRTFSFGNIQGRIDLGVNNLELVSWLPVRFDAKLASSPGKYRKRISQKAVENISSLGGAGGVAALQRSFLRIFENFGYDRIGLSCMLQNDICTMAGVEDKGNVYTIVKGGGIPAITVIGYNRKVGWSELLNRLKRVSQDNKAVIK; this is encoded by the coding sequence ATGTTAAACAAGACAATTATTTATACCAAAATCCACCTGCTAAGTTGCTGCCTATCCGGCTTATTGATTTTTTGCCTGTTATTTTTGTCTACGCCGCTTTATGCCGTTCAAATTACATTAAATGTGGCTGACGTTGCCGCGCCGAGCTTTACCGCACGCGGAATAAAAGTGATATTAGCGCAAGAGGGTTCGGCAGAATTTAGCATAGACGAATTGCATATGGCAGAAAAAATATGGCGCAAGGTATACATACACTGTACGGAATTTTTGCTCAATTCAACACGCGTGACATGCCATAAAGGTAAGCTGGATGCAATTCCAGACATGCCATTCACGTTTAGTTACGAATTTGCTTCGCAACGGTTGGAGTTGCAGCTTGCCGCTAACGCTAATGAGTTATGGCAGGTGAGCGCTGATTTCCGCGCAAAACCGTGGCGTGCCACCGCACTATTACGCAATGCGCAAGGCAAACGCCTGGCAGGCTTGCTTTCACCGAATGGGCCATTGCCTACACAGGGCACACTGAATGGCACCTTGGTGGTACATGGCGATAAAGGGGGAGTAAGCCAAATCAATGCTGATCTGCAGTTGGCCGATTTGGCTGCTGCAGATGCAAGTGGTTTGCATGCCGCCGAAAAATTGACAGGCGAGCTGCATGTCAATGCAGATCGCACAGGCCAAAAATGGAATTGGCGCAGCGCACTCGATTGGCAGGGTGGTGAACTATTCTGGCAACCGTTGTATCTGCACGGCGGACATACGCTTCGGGCCTCTGGTCAGTGGGACGGTGCACAACTAAAAATAACGCAGGCTGTGGTTAAGCTGCCAGAGGTAGGCAAGGTTGAGCTGAATGCACTGTGGGATGTTAAGAAGAGCAACTTATTGGAAGGCCGTTTGGTTGGAGAGAATCTTTCGCTGGCTAATGGCTTTGCTAATTATGCCAAGCCATTTCTGGAACAGAGCGCCTTGTCGGCGACAGAACTGAAAGGACGTGCTGATGTGGACTGGCAATACCGCAATGGCGCCACCCAAGTACTGCTGCTAAAGTTGCGCGATGTAGCTGTAGTGGACGGTGAAAAACGCTTTGCACTACACGGTATTAATGCGGATATTCCATGGCACGCCCAACTGCAGAATGTAGCGCATGTGGCTTTTGCCGACGGCGAATTGATGGGATTGCCGCTGGGTGCAACACAATGGCAAATCCAGATGCGTGGGATGGATTTCATTCTTCCAACAGCCACCCTGCCCCTACTTGACGGCAAGTTAGAGGTGAACGATTTTCATATGCATAACGTGAATGACATGTGGCAGTGGAATTTTTCCAGCACGTTGACATCAATTTCCATGCAGAAGCTCAGTGCTGCATTGCATTGGCCTGAGATGCACGGTTCACTATCAGGCTCTATTCCCAAAGTAAGTTATCTGGACAAATTGCTCAAGGTGGATGGCACTTTATTATTTCGAGTATTCGATGGCACGGTGCTGGCAAATAACTTGGAGTTATTTGATCCATTCGGTCGCGCACCTCGCTTGTCGGGTAATTTGGACATGCGCGAACTAGATCTCGACCTCCTCACACGCACCTTTTCTTTCGGCAATATTCAGGGACGTATTGACTTGGGAGTGAACAATCTCGAACTGGTGAGCTGGCTTCCGGTACGTTTTGATGCCAAGCTGGCGAGCAGCCCAGGAAAATATCGCAAGAGAATCAGCCAAAAGGCAGTAGAAAATATTTCTTCGCTGGGGGGCGCAGGCGGGGTTGCTGCCTTGCAGCGCAGTTTTTTGCGCATCTTTGAAAACTTCGGTTATGACCGCATCGGGCTGAGTTGCATGCTGCAGAATGACATATGCACGATGGCCGGGGTGGAAGACAAGGGTAACGTTTATACGATCGTAAAAGGTGGCGGCATTCCCGCCATCACTGTGATCGGCTACAATCGCAAAGTAGGCTGGAGTGAACTATTAAACCGCTTGAAGCGGGTATCGCAGGACAATAAGGCAGTGATCAAATAA
- a CDS encoding DUF192 domain-containing protein has product MATLFHDTKPCFISAKLVLTIIESDMRFFSVISLFYLIGLQPAWGENISLKIGKHSIHAEIANTPQSREQGLMQRGRLCANCGMLFIFEKADRYSFWMKNTPLPLSIAFIAVDGSILNIEEMQPNTEDTHHAQSDALYALEMNSGWFTRNGIKRGKMVQGLRQAPTGY; this is encoded by the coding sequence ATGGCAACTCTCTTCCATGATACCAAACCATGCTTCATTTCTGCTAAACTGGTTTTAACAATTATAGAGTCCGACATGAGATTTTTTTCCGTTATATCCCTGTTCTACTTGATTGGCTTGCAACCCGCCTGGGGCGAAAATATTTCACTAAAGATTGGCAAACACAGTATTCATGCCGAAATCGCCAACACCCCGCAAAGCCGCGAACAAGGACTTATGCAGCGCGGTCGTCTATGCGCAAATTGCGGCATGCTATTTATCTTTGAAAAAGCTGACAGGTATAGCTTCTGGATGAAGAATACGCCGCTGCCGTTAAGCATCGCGTTCATCGCTGTCGATGGCTCCATCCTCAACATTGAGGAAATGCAGCCTAACACCGAAGATACGCACCACGCTCAAAGCGATGCATTGTATGCACTAGAAATGAATAGCGGCTGGTTTACCCGGAATGGCATCAAACGAGGGAAAATGGTTCAAGGATTAAGGCAGGCTCCTACAGGATACTAA
- a CDS encoding 3'-5' exonuclease: protein MTPVLVFDIETIPDVDGLRNLYGLDAQVSDGDVAEMAFQMRRQKTGGDFLQHHLHRVVAISCALREGDNFRVWSLGGLEDDESALIQRFFDGIDKYTPQLVSWNGGGFDLPVLHYRGLIHGVQCACYWDMGEDDKDFKWNNYISRYHSRHLDLMDLLALYTGRANAPLDDLAKLIGFPGKLGMDGSKVWDAYQQGKLHEIRNYCETDVVNTYLVYARFQLMRGQFTHARYERECELVRNTLSKSPESHWMEYLAAWPIVKP from the coding sequence ATGACCCCTGTTCTTGTTTTTGACATCGAAACTATTCCCGACGTCGACGGTCTTCGTAACCTGTATGGACTCGATGCACAGGTGAGCGATGGGGATGTAGCGGAGATGGCCTTTCAGATGCGTCGCCAGAAAACAGGCGGTGATTTCTTGCAACATCATCTGCATCGCGTGGTGGCCATTTCATGCGCGTTGCGTGAGGGCGACAATTTCCGCGTGTGGTCGCTGGGTGGACTGGAAGATGATGAGAGCGCTCTCATTCAACGTTTCTTTGACGGCATCGATAAGTATACCCCGCAATTAGTGTCATGGAACGGCGGTGGCTTTGACCTGCCCGTGCTGCACTATCGTGGCCTGATTCACGGTGTTCAATGCGCATGCTATTGGGATATGGGAGAGGATGACAAGGATTTTAAATGGAATAACTACATCAGCCGTTATCATTCTCGGCATCTCGATTTAATGGATTTGCTTGCATTGTATACAGGCCGTGCCAACGCTCCGCTGGACGATCTGGCCAAGCTAATCGGTTTTCCCGGCAAACTGGGTATGGACGGTAGCAAGGTGTGGGATGCTTATCAACAGGGCAAGCTGCATGAAATCCGCAATTACTGTGAAACTGACGTGGTAAATACTTATTTGGTATATGCGCGCTTCCAGTTGATGCGTGGTCAATTCACACATGCTCGTTACGAGCGGGAATGTGAATTGGTGCGCAATACCTTAAGCAAATCCCCCGAATCGCACTGGATGGAATATCTCGCTGCTTGGCCAATCGTAAAACCATAA
- the rlmD gene encoding 23S rRNA (uracil(1939)-C(5))-methyltransferase RlmD, with amino-acid sequence MTDKSIHANSVVVESLDYEGRGIAHANGKVIFIEGALTDERVTYSSYRKKTSFEIAQLGQIIKPTFMRVQPKCKHFGVCGGCSMQHMDARAQVAAKQRILEDNLWHIGKVKAQTILPPIYGQSWGYRQRARLSVRHVLKKGKTLVGFREKRGGYVADMQHCEILTPKIAKLLPLLGQLNESFTTRDALPQIEVAIGEHVDVLVLRILQALSPADEDAIKQFADTYAVQFWLQTKGPETAVPFYPLDAPQLTYSLPEFGITMPFAPTEFTQVNADMNRVMVSRAMRLLDPQPNERIADLFCGLGNFTLPIARSGAQAVGIEGSAALVQRAAQNAAFNDLTDNTQFSVMNLFEIDEATLVQLGHFDKMLIDPPRDGAFELIKALGADAPGRIVYVSCNPATLARDAEILVHQKGYILKTAGVMNMFPHTSHVESIALFEKTQA; translated from the coding sequence ATGACTGATAAATCCATACACGCAAACAGCGTTGTTGTTGAATCGCTTGACTACGAAGGTCGCGGCATTGCGCATGCAAATGGTAAAGTAATTTTTATCGAAGGTGCGCTAACGGATGAGCGCGTCACCTATTCGTCATATCGTAAAAAAACCAGCTTTGAGATAGCACAACTCGGCCAAATTATTAAGCCAACTTTTATGCGCGTCCAGCCGAAATGTAAGCATTTCGGCGTATGCGGAGGGTGTTCCATGCAGCATATGGATGCACGTGCACAGGTTGCCGCCAAGCAGCGCATTCTGGAAGACAACTTGTGGCACATCGGCAAGGTCAAGGCCCAGACTATTTTGCCGCCGATCTATGGGCAGTCGTGGGGCTACCGGCAGCGGGCGCGGCTTTCAGTGCGCCATGTATTGAAGAAGGGCAAGACACTGGTAGGCTTTCGCGAAAAACGTGGCGGCTATGTGGCAGACATGCAGCATTGTGAAATCTTGACACCTAAAATTGCCAAGCTATTGCCGCTGTTGGGACAGTTGAATGAAAGCTTTACCACTCGCGATGCGTTGCCGCAAATCGAAGTAGCAATCGGCGAACATGTGGATGTGCTGGTGCTACGCATTTTACAGGCGCTTTCGCCCGCTGATGAAGATGCAATCAAACAGTTCGCCGATACCTATGCGGTACAATTTTGGCTGCAAACAAAAGGGCCGGAAACTGCAGTACCGTTTTACCCGCTGGACGCACCGCAGTTGACATACAGTCTGCCCGAGTTCGGGATTACCATGCCGTTTGCACCGACTGAGTTTACCCAAGTCAACGCAGATATGAATCGCGTCATGGTAAGTCGCGCCATGCGTTTACTGGATCCTCAGCCAAATGAACGTATCGCTGATTTATTCTGCGGACTGGGCAACTTCACATTGCCCATTGCGCGCAGTGGTGCTCAGGCAGTGGGCATCGAAGGTAGCGCGGCGCTGGTGCAGCGTGCCGCGCAGAATGCCGCGTTTAATGATTTAACGGATAACACCCAATTCAGCGTGATGAATTTGTTTGAGATAGACGAAGCGACATTAGTGCAGTTAGGCCATTTCGACAAAATGCTGATTGACCCACCACGCGACGGCGCGTTTGAACTGATCAAGGCACTGGGTGCTGATGCGCCGGGTCGCATCGTGTATGTCTCATGCAACCCCGCAACGCTGGCGCGTGATGCCGAGATATTAGTGCATCAGAAGGGTTATATACTAAAGACTGCAGGCGTGATGAACATGTTTCCGCACACCTCTCATGTCGAATCCATCGCGCTGTTTGAAAAGACGCAGGCATAG